Proteins found in one Miscanthus floridulus cultivar M001 chromosome 4, ASM1932011v1, whole genome shotgun sequence genomic segment:
- the LOC136548099 gene encoding uncharacterized protein, with protein sequence MAYLLAPPNNGAAVLPTDDDGGQLRPPTKLLGCLRTVGRPTSKTNPLLVAAVYNAADISSVDVKLVDVASGATVARLDRQGNGHFGVTGGLLCLVGTGGTAAVSVLDAATGDVTNIPAYTAPNGQNTSSAYVFGHVPATGEHKVLRVYTAGHGETKQPCEILTLGSSKQRWRPAPSPPVVVGTAPSRHWAVTRGVAHFLIPQRAEYDVIASFDLATEEWRPTLLQCPLSSDKRNCCSDSLSLVELNGCLVFVHHDYLSYAMDMWVLTTDLDRGTWLRVEPLPLGKILRGDGEIMALPLMVLDDGRIAFWVRYPNSVVRVYNPRTGGCEDVVNFGKLCSVVGLYRGSLLGVK encoded by the coding sequence ATGGCATATCTGCTAGCACCGCCCAACAACGGGGCCgccgtcctccccacggacgacgaCGGCGGGCAGCTGCGCCCGCCTACGAAGCTCCTCGGCTGCCTCCGCACCGTCGGACGGCCAACCAGCAAGACGAACCCGCTCCTCGTCGCCGCCGTCTACAACGCCGCCGACATCTCCAGCGTCGACGTCAAGCTCGTGGACGTGGCGTCAGGCGCGACGGTCGCCCGGCTGGACCGCCAAGGCAACGGCCACTTCGGCGTCACCGGCGGCCTCCTCTGCCTCGTCGGCACCGGCGGCACGGCGGCCGTCAGCGTGCTCGACGCGGCCACCGGCGACGTCACCAACATCCCAGCCTACACGGCACCTAACGGCCAGAACACCTCGTCGGCGTACGTGTTCGGGCACGTCCCCGCGACGGGAGAGCACAAGGTGCTCCGCGTCTACACCGCTGGCCACGGCGAAACCAAGCAACCATGCGAGATCCTCACCCTCGGCAGCAGCAAGCAGCGTTGGAGGCCGGCGCCGAGCCCTCCGGTGGTCGTCGGCACGGCGCCCTCCCGGCACTGGGCGGTTACGCGAGGGGTCGCCCACTTCTTGATCCCTCAGAGGGCCGAGTACGACGTCATCGCCTCGTTCGACCTGGCGACGGAGGAGTGGAGGCCGACGCTCCTCCAGTGCCCGCTCTCCTCCGACAAGCGCAACTGCTGCAGCGACAGCCTCAGCCTGGTCGAGCTCAACGGCTGCCTGGTGTTTGTGCACCATGACTACCTGTCCTACGCCATGGACATGTGGGTGCTGACGACGGACCTGGACAgggggacgtggctgagagtggaGCCTCTTCCTCTAGGGAAGATTCTCCGTGGCGACGGCGAAATCATGGCGCTGCCGTTGATGGTGCTGGACGATGGACGCATTGCGTTCTGGGTGCGATACCCCAATAGCGTGGTGCGGGTGTATAATCCACGGACCGGCGGCTGTGAGGATGTGGTCAATTTCGGAAAATTGTGTAGCGTTGTTGGGTTGTACAGGGGAAGCCTCTTGGGGGTCAAGTAG